Proteins encoded within one genomic window of Triticum aestivum cultivar Chinese Spring chromosome 2D, IWGSC CS RefSeq v2.1, whole genome shotgun sequence:
- the LOC123050875 gene encoding tryptamine benzoyltransferase 1, protein MLRPVYRVPHPLAGDKVQLTVFDRAAIDTYVPIVLAYLAPAPSNEALKEGLLRAIALYPHLLGRFAVDGHGRRFLHLNNEGVLVIEADVPADLADVLATGGMTTDVAGFYPTVPEESVGAALLQVKLSRYRCGGLLLGVISHHHIADGMAASTFYGAWATAVREGKGFSVPSPFLDRAATAVPRSTPKPVLDHRSIEFRGSSISQSHALVPMDKIKNIAVHFPVEFIAELKSRVDAPCSTFQCLLAHVWKKITAARGLNPEEFTQVRVGVNCRGRASPPVPMDFFGNMVLWAFPRLQVRDVLGLSYGCVVGAIRDAVARIDDEYIQSYVDFGGVADANGEQLAATSSFGAMLCPDTEAESWLGFRFHQLDFGTGQPSAFLPPGLPVEGLMVFVPSRTAKGSVDLFMAIAEDHVTAFNKICYSLDLLPSRM, encoded by the exons ATGCTGAGGCCGGTGTACCGCGTGCCGCACCCTCTGGCAGGCGACAAGGTCCAGCTGACCGTCTTCGACCGCGCAGCCATCGACACGTACGTCCCCATCGTGCTCGCCTACCTCGCCCCGGCGCCGTCCAACGAGGCGCTCAAGGAGGGCCTCCTCCGGGCCATCGCGCTCTACCCTCACCTGCTAGGGCGCTTCGCCGTCGACGGCCACGGCCGGCGCTTCCTGCACCTCAACAACGAGGGCGTGCTTGTCATAGAGGCCGATGTCCCGGCCGACTTGGCAGACGTGCTCGCAACCGGCGGCATGACCACGGACGTCGCCGGCTTTTACCCTACAGTGCCCGAG GAGAGCGTTGGAGCGGCGCTGCTGCAGGTGAAGCTCAGCCGGTACAGGTGTGGCGGCCTCCTGCTCGGCGTCATATCCCACCACCACATCGCCGACGGCATGGCAGCGAGCACATTCTACGGCGCGTGGGCGACCGCGGTGCGCGAGGGCAAGGGCTTCAGCGTGCCGTCCCCTTTCCTAGACCGTGCGGCCACCGCCGTGCCTCGCAGCACGCCGAAGCCGGTGTTGGACCACCGGTCCATCGAGTTCAGAGGCAGCTCCATTAGCCAGTCCCATGCCCTTGTACCCATGGACAAGATCAAGAACATCGCCGTGCACTTCCCTGTAGAGTTCATCGCTGAGCTCAAGTCCCGCGTTGATGCACCTTGCAGCACGTTCCAGTGCCTGCTGGCGCACGTGTGGAAGAAGATCACGGCGGCGCGCGGTCTGAACCCTGAGGAGTTCACGCAGGTGAGGGTGGGCGTGAACTGCAGGGGCAGGGCCAGCCCACCCGTGCCAATGGACTTCTTCGGGAACATGGTGCTCTGGGCGTTCCCCAGGCTTCAGGTCCGGGACGTGCTGGGATTGAGCTACGGCTGCGTGGTAGGTGCCATCCGCGACGCCGTGGCGCGCATCGACGACGAGTACATCCAGTCGTATGTGGACTTCGGCGGTGTGGCGGACGCCAACGGAGAGCAGCTCGCGGCGACGTCAAGTTTCGGGGCCATGCTCTGTCCGGACACAGAGGCGGAAAGCTGGCTGGGGTTTAGGTTCCATCAGCTCGACTTTGGAACCGGACAGCCTTCGGCGTTCCTGCCGCCGGGGTTGCCGGTCGAGGGGCTGATGGTCTTCGTGCCGTCGCGCACCGCCAAGGGCAGCGTCGACCTCTTCATGGCCATCGCGGAGGATCATGTCACTGCGTTCAACAAGATTTGCTACTCCCTGGATCTTCTCCCATCTAGGATGTAA
- the LOC123050874 gene encoding tricetin 3',4',5'-O-trimethyltransferase-like: MADEEGCMYAVQLALSSVLPMTLKAAIELGLLETLVGAGEGTLSPEEVAAKLPAKANPEAAAMVDRMLRVLASHEIVSCVVEEGKDGSLSRRYGAAPVCKWLTPNEEGVSMAAWAIIAQDKIFMDTWCYLKDAVLEGGSPFKKALGMSWFDYAGTDMRFNHLYNEAMKHHSGIITKKLLELYTGFDGLGTLMDVGGGIGTTIHAITSKYPSIKGINYDLPHVISEAPPYPGVQVQHVGGDMFEQVPSGTDAILMKWILNCFSDQQCATLLKNCYDALPAHGKVINIECIMPVNPDPTPSARGLIQIDMSLLAYSNGGKERYQRELEKLAMGAGFASVKSTYIYANFWALEYTK; encoded by the exons ATGGCCGACGAGGAGGGTTGCATGTACGCGGTGCAGCTGGCGTTGTCGTCGGTGCTGCCGATGACGCTCAAAGCCGCCATCGAGCTGGGCCTGCTGGAGACCCTGGTGGGTGCCGGCGAGGGGACGCTGAGTCCGGAGGAGGTGGCCGCAAAGCTGCCGGCCAAGGCCAACCCGGAGGCGGCGGCCATGGTAGACCGCATGCTGCGGGTGCTAGCCTCGCACGAGATCGTGTCGTGCGTGGTAGAGGAGGGCAAGGACGGCAGCCTCTCCCGTCGCTATGGCGCCGCGCCGGTGTGCAAGTGGCTCACCCCCAACGAGGAGGGCGTCTCCATGGCCGCCTGGGCCATCATCGCCCAGGACAAGATCTTCATGGACACCTG GTGCTACTTGAAGGATGCCGTCCTTGAGGGTGGCAGCCCGTTCAAGAAGGCGCTCGGGATGTCATGGTTCGACTACGCCGGCACCGACATGCGCTTCAACCACCTCTACAACGAGGCCATGAAGCACCACTCCGGCATCATCACCAAGAAGCTCCTCGAGCTGTACACGGGCTTTGATGGGCTCGGCACCCTCATGGACGTCGGCGGCGGCATCGGCACCACCATCCACGCCATCACCTCCAAGTACCCGAGCATCAAGGGGATCAACTACGACCTCCCCCATGTCATCTCCGAGGCGCCGCCATACCCTGGCGTGCAGGTGCAGCACGTGGGCGGCGACATGTTCGAGCAGGTGCCCTCCGGCACCGATGCCATCCTCATGAAGTGGatcctcaactgcttcagcgaccagcAGTGCGCGACGCTGCTCAAGAACTGCTATGACGCGCTGCCGGCGCACGGCAAGGTGATCAACATCGAGTGCATCATGCCGGTGAACCCGGACCCGACGCCTAGCGCGCGTGGGCTGATCCAGATCGACATGAGCCTGCTCGCCTACAGCAATGGTGGCAAGGAGAGGTACCAGAGGGAGCTCGAGAAGCTCGCCATGGGCGCCGGGTTTGCCAGCGTCAAATCCACCTATATCTACGCCAACTTCTGGGCCCTAGAGTACACCAAGTAG